In Helianthus annuus cultivar XRQ/B chromosome 3, HanXRQr2.0-SUNRISE, whole genome shotgun sequence, a single window of DNA contains:
- the LOC110901450 gene encoding ankyrin repeat-containing protein NPR4 → MVFTKEHLDSIKQGETWMKTTAESCSITAALIVTVVFAAAITVPGGNQESGLPLFKEKSAFTIFAVSNAFSLFTSATALLLFLSILTARFSEKDFLVSLPRRLIFGLLMLFISTTAMMVAFGAILVLVFCDQRPWMLAPICAFSCLPISVIVTIKVPLLVDLIQSTYYPIFGKHSYLESCKVNRKNTVFMKYE, encoded by the coding sequence ATGGTGTTCACAAAGGAACACTTGGATTCGATTAAACAAGGAGAAACTTGGATGAAGACGACTGCAGAATCATGTAGCATCACTGCAGCATTAATCGTCACAGTCGTATTTGCAGCAGCAATCACTGTACCTGGTGGTAATCAAGAATCCGGTCTCCCCTTGTTCAAAGAAAAATCTGCCTTCACTATCTTTGCTGTATCCAATGCATTTTCACTGTTTACATCCGCTACCGCGCTACTACTGTTCCTATCAATCCTCACCGCACGTTTTTCTGAAAAAGATTTTCTGGTTAGTTTACCAAGAAGGTTAATTTTCGGTCTGTTAATGTTATTCATCTCTACAACAGCCATGATGGTAGCCTTTGGTGCAATCTTGGTCCTTGTCTTTTGtgatcaaagaccatggatgctAGCACCAATATGTGCATTTTCTTGCTTGCCGATTTCAGTTATTGTTACTATAAAAGTCCCTCTGTTAGTAGACTtgatccaatcaacatattacccCATCTTTGGTAAGCATAGTTACCTTGAATCTTGTAAAGTTAATCGGAAAAACACCGTATTTATGAAGTATGAGTAA